The following nucleotide sequence is from Mycobacterium sp. Z3061.
GCGGTGGCGGTGGTGGGTTGGGCGGTTTCGCGTTGACCAATTCCAACTATGGCGCAGCGGGTGGCCCCGGTGGAGAGGGGGGAGACGGAGCCGTAGGCGGGACCGGCGGCACCGGCGGCGCGGGCGGGGATGGCGGCCGCGGGGGCCGCGGCGGCTGGTTGGTCGGAAACGGCGGCAACGGTGGGGACGCTGGACTGGGCGGCACCGGCGGCGCCGGAGGCACTGGCGGTCAGGGTGGTGCTGGCGGTCGGGGCGGCGGCGCCGTGGGTGCAGCTACCTCAGGCGGTTCGGGAGGGGATGGGGCTGACGGTGGCACCGGTGGCACCGGTGGCAACGGCGGCGGCAGTGGCAGCGGCGGCATAGGCGGCGCCGCGGGTGTGCTGTTCGGTCAGTCGGGCATCAACGGCGCAGCGGGTCCCGGCGGCGCGGGTGGCGGGGGAGGCACCGGAGGCGGCTTCGGCACTGGCGGGCCCGGAGGTTTTGCGTTTCCGAACTACGGCACCAACGGCGCCGACGGGCAGCCCGGCGGCACTGGGGCGTCGGGCCAATCTGGCTGAGCCGACCGGTTGACAAACAATTCCAGCAAAACGCGGAGCCGACATGTCCGCTTGGCGCACAATACTTCTGCCCAAATTCGGGATTGGGTCCTAGCTGGGAGGCTGCGTGTCATTCGTCACCGTTACACCGGAGCTGTTGACCACCGCCGCAAGGGATCTCGCGAGTGTGCATGCCACGCTCGGTGCGGCGAATCTGGCTGCTGCGGTCCCGACGACGGAGGTGCTGGCGGCGGCGGCCGACGAGGTGTCGGAGGCGGTCGCAGCCTTGTTCGGCGGGCATGCCCATGGCTATCAGGCACTCAGCGCACAAGCGGCGGCATTCCACGCGGAGTTCGTGCACGCCCTCAATGCCGGTGCCAGGGCGTATTCCGCTGCCGAGGCAGCCAGCATCGACCAACTCGTCCTCGGCGCGGTGAACGCACCCGCCCAGGCACTCCTCGGCCGCCCCTTGATCGGCGACGGAGCCAACGGAGCGCCGGGCGCAAACGGCGGCGCCGGTGGGTTGCTCTACGGCAACGGGGGCCGGGGCGGGGATGGTCTGCCCGGCCAGGTGGGCGGCAACGGCGGTGCGGCGGGTCTGATCGGTAGTGGCGGGGCCGGAGGGCAGGGCGGCGCCGGGGCGGTCGGCGGCAACGGTGGCAGTGGCGGATGGCTCTTCGGCAACGGCGGCGCCGGCGGGCAGGGCGGCACGGCGGTCGCCGGCATCAACGGCGGCAACCCAGGACAGGGCGGCCACGGCGGCAACGCCCTGCTGTTCGGCGACGGCGGGGCCGGCGGGCAGGGCGGCACCGGCCTGACCGGGGCCAAGGGGATAAACCCCGTCATCAGTGGACAAGGCGGCACCGGTGTTCCCGGGCTCAACGACAACGTCACCGGCGCTGCCTACGGCACCTCGGGTGGCACCGGCGGCGACGGCGGGCCCGGTGCCACGGGCGGCACCGGAGGACAAGGAGGCAGTGTCAACTCTTTGTCGAGTTTCGGAATCGCCGGTAACGGCGGCCCGGGCGGCGCGGGCGGTAACGGAGGCGCCGGTGGTGACGGTGGAAATGCTGTCGGAGGTGGCGGCACTGCGGTCGCCGGGGTGGGCGGCAACGGCGCCCAGGCTCAAGCCGCGGGCGGTTCGGGAGGGTTCGGCGGAACCGGTGGTGCTGCATCGAGTGTCGGAGCCGGCGGTGCCGGAGGCTGGGGCGGCAGCGGGGGCGGCGGCGGTGCCGGTGCATCTGGCGGGTCCGGCGGCCAGGGAGGGGTGGGCGGCGACGGCGGCCGCGGAGGTTTCTTCGTGGGTCAGGGAGGTCAAGGAGGAACGGGCGGCCACGGTGGTATCGGCGGTGTCGGGGCTGATGGGGGAACCGGCGGCAATGGAGGCTTCGGCGGCAACGGCAGCTCCGTCGGCGGCACCACCGGTGCCAGCGGCGGAAAGGGCGGTGGCGGTGGCGGTGGCGGTGTGGGCGGCAATGGGGGCGCCGGGGGTGCCGGCGGACACGGCGGCAACGGAGGTGCCGGCGGTTTCCTGGTCGGTAATGGCGGCGCCGGCGGCTTCGCCGGTGCCGGTGGGTCCGGCGGTAGCGGCGGAGTAGGCGGCATCGGCGGCGACGGGGGCAACGGTGGGATGGGGTTGGGATCTTTCACCACAGGCCTGGGAGCCAATGGCGGTGCGGGGGGTAACGGCGGAACGGGCGGTACCGGGGGTTACGGCGGTGGCAGCGGTCTCGGCGGCGTCGGTGGTGCCGGGGGTTTGCTGTTCGGTCAGCAGGGCGCCAACGGTGCGACTGGCCAGGGCGGAACGGGCGGTGCGGGCGGTGCCGGTGGCGACTTCGGGATAGGCGGCGCGAAGGGAGCAGGAAACACGGCCAGCGGTCTGAACGGCGTCAACGGCAAGGCCGGCGGCCAGGGGGCCTCCGGCCAACCCGGTTAGCGCATCGGAACGCCGGGCGGCGCTCGAATACGGTGTCCTGGTGACACACGACCGGGTCCCGCACCCCGGCGGGGGATTCAACCCGCCCGAGCCCACTGACAAAGGCGGCCCGGACTACCACCGGTTCATCGAGGGGGTGCGCAGGCTGCAGGATCACGCCCGTGCCGTCGACGCGCCCGACGACGTGATCACTATGGCCGCGGACCGGCTCGAGGAACTGTCGGCCCTGCTGGCGCCCTTCGACGCCGACGAATGGCAGTCGCCGTCGGGTCGCCGGATGGATCTGCCGATGCGCGGGAACGTCCTGACCATTCCCATGAACGCGCACAAGACGGACGACGGCCGCGTCGAGGGCTGGGCCCGGTTCGCCCGGTTCCACCTCGGCCGCAACGGAGCCGTGCACGGCGGTTCGCTCGGCATGCTCTTCGACACGGTGCTCGGGCTGACCGCCTCGGTGCTGACCGGTAGCCGCCGTCAGCGCACCGCATACCTGAAGATCGATTACCGCCAGATCGTGCCGATCGAAAAAGAATTGCAGTTCGACGCAGGTGTCGATAGCGAGGACGGGCGCAAGATCTTTGTGTCCGCCCGATTGAGAGATGGGGACACCCTGCTGACCGAGGCCAACGCGCTGTTTGTGCGGCTCAAGCCGGGCCAGCCGTAGCCCCGCCCAAATCTGAATATCCTTCAAAAACAATTTCCTTGACAAACCATTGCCTAGGTGTCGAATATGGGTGAGGGTCGATTGGTTGCCGCTCGCTGATCGACCAGAGCATCCCCACCGCATCTCGCCGGGGCCGCGTCGGGCAAGAGGCGGCAGCAGGGACTGTGGGTCGGGCCATGACCGAAATCTTGAATGCGTTAAGTCCCCGGTTATCCGGTGGATCGGGAGTCTCGGTAGCGATTGTCATTCCCGCCTATAACGAGGAACGATTCATCGGCAGGTGTCTTGCATCCTGCCTTTGTCAGACATCACTGCCCGACGAGATCATCGTCGTCAACAACCGGTCGACGGACGACACCGCGACAATCGTGCGCCGGTTCCAGGCCCAAAACCGTCACATCGACATACGGTTGCTGACCCAGGACGAATACCAGGGCATCGCGCCGACCCGAAACTATGGCTTCGACCGCGTGCGCAGCACCGTCATCGGAAGGATCGACGCCGATTCCCGCCTCGCTCCCGACTGGGTTGAGGCGATCCGGCGCCGATTTCGGGACCCCGCTGTCGACGCGGTGACCGGCCCGGTCTGGTATTACGATATGCCGTTGCGACAAAAGGTCTTTCGGCTCGATCGCGCCGTCCGGGGCAGGTTGCATCGCAAAGCGCGGGACCAACGGTTCCTGTTCGGCTCGAATATGGCAATGCGGACTTCGGCGTGGCGCGCCATCCGTCACCTCACCCGGCTGGATCTCGAAGACCAACTGCACGAAGATATCGATCTCGCCCTCACCTTGTTCAAGAATGGCTTCGCGATCGAATACCAGCCGACGTTGGTTGCCGGCTGCTCAGGCCGGCGGGTGGAGAATTCCCCGCGCGATTTCTATCACTACGCGACGCGTTATCTGAGAACCGCGAGGGCGCACGAGGTCAATAGCCGCTCCGCGTTGATGACCGTGGCGATTCTGTTGCTGGGGTATTTCCCGGCCCATTTTTTGCGTCTCTTCTACGACGGTGAAAGCAACCGATTCACGGTGGCGCGGCTGCAGCGCAGGCAACGCCCCCAGCACAGCCAGGGGCCGGCGATCGGTCAGCCGGAGGGTGTCCGGAGCCGTACCTTGCGCCCGGCCCGTACGCCGGGGCTGCCGGTGGCCGCGGCAATGCTCGGTTCCTAGGGCCGGCGCTCCGATTTCTGCACCGCCACGGGGTCATCGGCTTGGGCTCCTCTTGGTCGGCATAGCATGGTCGCGATCGATTCCGCCGCGTCCCCGACCACGCCCGAGCCAGGGAGAACCACGCAATGAGCGCCCCCGCAGACCACGTCCAGACAGCCCCGATCCGGGTGCCTGCCGGGACTACCGCGGCGGCCGCTGTCGGCGAGGCGGGGCTACCGAGGCGTGGGTCGCCCGACGCGGTCGTGGTCGTCCGCGACGCGGACGGCAAGCTGCGCGACCTCAGCTGGGTGCCCGACGCCGACGTCGAGGTGACCCCGGTGGCGGCCAACACCGACGACGGTCGCAGCGTCATCCGGCACTCGGCCGCGCACGTGTTGGCCCAGGCCGTGCAGGATCTGTTCCCGCACGCCAAACTCGGCATCGGCCCGCCCATCACCGACGGTTTCTACTACGACTTCGACGTCGCCGAACCGTTCACGCCCGACGATCTGGACAAGCTGGAAAAGCGGATGCGCCAGATCGTCAAGGAAGGTCAGCTGTTCGACCGGCGGGTCTTCGTGTCCAAGGACGAGGCGCGCGAGGAACTGGCCAACGAGCCGTTCAAGCTCGAATTGGTCGACGACAAGTCCGGCGACCCGGATGTGATGGAAGTGGGGGGCGACGAGCTCACGGCCTACGACAACCTGAATCCACGCACCCGCGAGCGGGTGTGGGGCGATCTGTGCCGCGGACCGCACATCCCGACCACCAAGCACATCCCCGCGTTCAAGCTGACCCGGAGTTCGGCCGCGTATTGGCGCGGAGACCAGAACAACGCCAGCCTGCAACGCATCTACGGCACCGCATGGGAGTCGCAGGAGGCGCTCGACCGCCACCTGGAGCTGATCGCCGAAGCCCAGCGCCGCGACCACCGCAAGCTGGGCGCCGAACTCGACCTGTTCAGCTTCCCCGACGAAATCGGTTCCGGCCTCGCGGTTTTCCATCCCAAGGGCGGCATCATCCGTCGGGAGCTCGAGGAGTACTCGCGCCGCAAGCACGAGCAGGCCGGGTACGAGTTCGTCAACACCCCGCACATCACCAAGGAACAGCTCTACATCACCTCGGGGCACCTGGAGTGGTACGCCGACGGGATGTATCCGCCGATGCATCTCGATGCCGAGTTCAACCCGGACGGCACCGTGCGCAAGCCCGGCCAGGATTACTACCTCAAGCCGATGAACTGCCCGATGCACCACCTGATCTACCGGTCGCGCGGCCGTTCGTATCGCGAACTTCCGTTGCGGCTCTTCGAGTTCGGCAGCGTCTACCGGTACGAGAAATCCGGCGTCGTGCACGGTCTGACCCGGGTGCGGGGAATGACCCAGGACGATTCCCACATCTACTGCACCCTCGACCAGATGCGCGACGAGCTCACTTCGGTGCTGCGGTTCGTGCTCGACCTGCTGGCCGACTACGGACTCGACGACTACTACCTGGAGCTCTCCACCAAGGACCCGGACAAATACGTCGGCTCCGACGAGGTGTGGGAAGAGGCCACCGAGATCCTGCGCGAGGTCGGCGAGGCCTCGGGTCTGGAACTGGTGCCCGACCCGGGCGGCGCGGCGTTCTACGGACCCAAGATCTCCGTTCAGGTCAAGGACGCGCTGGGCCGCAGTTGGCAGATGTCGACGCTGCAGGTCGATTTCAACATGCCGGACCGCTTCGAACTGGAATACACCGCCAGCGACGGATCGCGACAGCGCCCGGTGCTCATCCACCGCGCGTTGTTCGGATCCATCGAGCGGTTCTTCGGCATTCTCACCGAGCACTACGCGGGCGCGTTCCCGGCCTGGCTGGCCCCGGTGCAGGTGGTCGGCATACCGGTGGCCGACGAACACATACCCTACCTGGAAGACGTTGCGGCAGAACTGAAATCGCACGGCGTCCGAGTCGAGGTGGACACCAGCGACGACCGGATGGCCAAGAAGATTGTGAACCACACCAATCTCAAGGTGCCGTTCATGCTGCTGGCCGGCGACCGCGACGTGCAGGCCGGCGCGGTCAGCTTCCGCTTCGGTGACCGCACCCAGATCAACGGGGTGCCGCGCGACACCGCGGTGGCGGTGATCGTCGACTGGATCCGCCGCCGCGAAAACGCGGCTCCCACAGCCGAACTGGTGAAAGTCCCGGAGGCTGGCCGTGAGTGACCCCGGTGCCGAGGACACCATCCACGACCGCGGCGTCGGCCAGCGGGACCACCTGCAGCGGTTGTGGACGCCATACCGGATGAACTACCTGGCCGAGTCGCCCGCGACCCGGGACAGCGCCGATCGCGGTCAGCCGTTCACCGACATCCCGCAGATGCCCGACGAAGAAGGCCTGGTGGTGGCCCGCGGTGAACTCGTCTACGCCGTACTGAACCTCTATCCGTACAACCCCGGCCACCTGATGGTGGTGCCCTACCGGCGGGTGTCGGAACTCGAGGACCTCACCGAAGCCGAGAGTGCCGAGGTGATGGCCTTCACCCAGAAGGCGATCCGGGTGATCAAGAAGGTATCCCGACCGCACGGCTTCAACGTCGGGATGAATCTGGGCACCTCGGCGGGCGGCTCGCTGGCCGAGCACCTGCACGTGCACGTCGTCCCCCGGTGGGGCGGCGACGCGAACTTCATCACCATCGTCGGCGGCTCGAAGGTGATACCGCAGCTGCTGCGCGAGACCCGGCGGTTGCTCGCCGACGAGTGGGCGAAGCAGCCATGAGGCACGGATGAGCAAACTGCCGTTTCTGTCCCGGGCGTTCTTCGCCCGCGCGACCGACCCGGTCGCCCGGGCCGCGCTGAAGGTCGGTCTGACCCCGGACATCGTCACCGTGATCGGCACCGTCGGCTCGATGGCGGGATCGCTGGTGTTCTTCCCGATGGGCAAGCTCTTCATCGGCGGGTGTGTGGTCTGGTTCTTCACCCTGTTCGACATGGCCGACGGGGCGATGGCGCGTATCCGTGGCGGCGGCACCCGGTTCGGCGCGGTGCTCGACGCCACCTGCGACCGCGTCAGCGACGGCGCGGTGTTCTGCGGGCTGGCGTGGTGGATCGCCTTCCACATGCACGACAAGCTGCTGACCGCAGCGACGCTGATCTGCCTGGTCACCTCCCAGGTGATCTCCTACATCAAGGCTCGGGCCGAAGCCAGCGGACTGCGTGGTGACGGCGGTTTCATCGAGCGTCCGGAACGGCTGATCCTCGTGCTGGTCGGGGCCGGGGTTTCGGACTTCCCGTTCGTCGCCTGGCCGCCGGCCCTGCCCATCGGCATGTGGCTGCTAGCTGTCCTGAGCGTGATCACCTGCGGGCAGCGGTTGTACGCGGTACGCACCTCGCCCGGGGCCGTCGACCGTATCCCCATCCCAGGAAAGAACGAGCAGTGATACCGCCATCCGTAGGTCTGAAACTGCCCGGCCGGCCCCGCGACCTGCTGACCGGCAAGGCCACCGACTGGGCTTACGCCACCGGCTGGCGCGCCGTGCGGGTGCTGCCGGAGTTCGCCGCGCGCAACGCATTCGAGGCCGGCGCCCGCTATGCGGCCCGCAACGGCGGACCCGAGCAGCTGCGCAAGAACCTGGCCCGCGTGATCGGGACGACGCCGGCCCGGGTACCGGACTCGCTGATGCGCGCCTCGCTCGCGTCCTATGCCCGGTACTGGCGGGAAGCCTTCCGGTTGCCGACGATGGATCTGCGCGAGTTGACCCGCCAACTCGACAGCGGAACCCACGGCCAGGACAATCTCAACGCGGCGCTGGCCGCCGGACGCGGCGTGGTGCTGGCACTGCCGCACAGCGGCAACTGGGACATGAACGGTGTGTGGCTGGCGCAGACCTACGACACCTTCGCGACCGTCGCCGAGCGCCTCAAGCCCGAATCGCTGTACCAGCGCTTCATCGACTACCGGGAGACCCTCGGCTTCGAGGTCATTCCGCACTCCGGCGGCGACCGACCGCCGTTCGAGGTGCTGTGTGACCGGCTGCGGGACAATCAGATCGTGGCTCTGATGGCCGAGCGCGACCTCACCCGCACCGGCGTCGAGGTCGACTTCTTCGGCGAACCCACCCGGATGCCCGCGGGGCCGGCCAAGCTGGCGATCGCGACGGGCGCGGCACTGCTGCCGTCGCACTGCTGGTTCTCCGGCGACGGCTGGGAATGCAACATGCAGACGCCGCTGGACTGCAGCAGCGGCGACGTCGGCGCCATCACCCAGGCCCTCGCCGATGAGTTCGCGCGCAATATCGCTGCCCATCCCGCAGACTGGCACATGCTGCAACCGCAGTGGCTGGCGGATCTGTCGGACGACCGGCAGGCCTGGTTGAAGGACGGCTGATGCGGATCGGGATGGTCTGCCCCTACTCGTTCGACGTGCCCGGCGGGGTGCAGTCGCACGTGTTGCAGCTGGCCGAGGTGATGACCGATCGCGGACATCAGGTCAGTGTGCTGGCGCCGATGTCCCCGGACACTTCACTGCCCGACTATGTGGTGTCCGCCGGCAAGGCCGTCCCCATTCCCTACAACGGGTCGGTGGCGCGGCTGCGGTTCGGCCCGGTCACCTACCGCAAGGTGAAGAAGTGGCTGGCCGAAGGCGATTTCGACGTGCTGCACCTGCATGAGCCGGGTGCGCCGAGCTTGTCGCTGCTGGCCCTGGACATCGCCGAAGGCCCGATCGTGGCGACGTTTCACACCTCGACCACCAAGTCGGTGGCGATGTCCGTGCTGGGCGGCATGCTGCGGCCCAGGTTCGAAAAGATCGTCGGCCGGATCGCGGTGTCCGACCTGGCGCGGCGCTGGCAGATGGAGTCGGTGGGCTCGGACGCCGTGGAGATTCCCAATGGCGTCGACGTCGAATCGTTCGCCTCCGCGCCGCTGCTGGACGGCTATCCGCGGCCGGGCAGGACGGTGCTGTTCCTGGGGCGCTACGACGAGCCGCGCAAGGGGATGGCGACGCTGCTGGCCGCCATGCCTGCCGTGGTGCAGCGTTTTCCCGACGTGCAGCTGCTGATCGTGGGACGTGGCGACGAGGACGAATTGCGTTCTCAGGCAACAGGATTCATCGATCACCTGAAGTTTCTGGGTCAGGTCGACGACGCCGGCAAGGCATCGGCGATGCGCAGCGCCGATGTGTACTGCGCGCCCAACACCGGCGGCGAGAGTTTCGGAATCGTCCTGGTCGAGGCGATGGCCGCCGGCACCGCCGTGGTGGCCAGCGACCTGGACGCGTTCCGGCGGGTGCTGCAGGACGGAGAGCTGGGCAGGCTGGTTCCGATCGAAGACGGAGAAGCGCTGGCCGAGGCGTTGATCACGGTGCTGGAAGACGACGCGCTGCGGGCCGGATACGTCGCCGCCGGGAGTGAGGCGGTGCACCGCTACGACTGGTCGGTGGTGGCCAGTCAGATCATGCGGGTCTACGAGACCGTGGCCGGGTCGGGGGTCAAGGTGCAGGTGGCCAGCTGATGGTGTGGCTGATCGTCGGTGGCGTCCTGC
It contains:
- a CDS encoding PE family protein; this translates as MSFVTVTPELLTTAARDLASVHATLGAANLAAAVPTTEVLAAAADEVSEAVAALFGGHAHGYQALSAQAAAFHAEFVHALNAGARAYSAAEAASIDQLVLGAVNAPAQALLGRPLIGDGANGAPGANGGAGGLLYGNGGRGGDGLPGQVGGNGGAAGLIGSGGAGGQGGAGAVGGNGGSGGWLFGNGGAGGQGGTAVAGINGGNPGQGGHGGNALLFGDGGAGGQGGTGLTGAKGINPVISGQGGTGVPGLNDNVTGAAYGTSGGTGGDGGPGATGGTGGQGGSVNSLSSFGIAGNGGPGGAGGNGGAGGDGGNAVGGGGTAVAGVGGNGAQAQAAGGSGGFGGTGGAASSVGAGGAGGWGGSGGGGGAGASGGSGGQGGVGGDGGRGGFFVGQGGQGGTGGHGGIGGVGADGGTGGNGGFGGNGSSVGGTTGASGGKGGGGGGGGVGGNGGAGGAGGHGGNGGAGGFLVGNGGAGGFAGAGGSGGSGGVGGIGGDGGNGGMGLGSFTTGLGANGGAGGNGGTGGTGGYGGGSGLGGVGGAGGLLFGQQGANGATGQGGTGGAGGAGGDFGIGGAKGAGNTASGLNGVNGKAGGQGASGQPG
- a CDS encoding PaaI family thioesterase; the protein is MTHDRVPHPGGGFNPPEPTDKGGPDYHRFIEGVRRLQDHARAVDAPDDVITMAADRLEELSALLAPFDADEWQSPSGRRMDLPMRGNVLTIPMNAHKTDDGRVEGWARFARFHLGRNGAVHGGSLGMLFDTVLGLTASVLTGSRRQRTAYLKIDYRQIVPIEKELQFDAGVDSEDGRKIFVSARLRDGDTLLTEANALFVRLKPGQP
- a CDS encoding glycosyltransferase family 2 protein encodes the protein MTEILNALSPRLSGGSGVSVAIVIPAYNEERFIGRCLASCLCQTSLPDEIIVVNNRSTDDTATIVRRFQAQNRHIDIRLLTQDEYQGIAPTRNYGFDRVRSTVIGRIDADSRLAPDWVEAIRRRFRDPAVDAVTGPVWYYDMPLRQKVFRLDRAVRGRLHRKARDQRFLFGSNMAMRTSAWRAIRHLTRLDLEDQLHEDIDLALTLFKNGFAIEYQPTLVAGCSGRRVENSPRDFYHYATRYLRTARAHEVNSRSALMTVAILLLGYFPAHFLRLFYDGESNRFTVARLQRRQRPQHSQGPAIGQPEGVRSRTLRPARTPGLPVAAAMLGS
- the thrS gene encoding threonine--tRNA ligase translates to MSAPADHVQTAPIRVPAGTTAAAAVGEAGLPRRGSPDAVVVVRDADGKLRDLSWVPDADVEVTPVAANTDDGRSVIRHSAAHVLAQAVQDLFPHAKLGIGPPITDGFYYDFDVAEPFTPDDLDKLEKRMRQIVKEGQLFDRRVFVSKDEAREELANEPFKLELVDDKSGDPDVMEVGGDELTAYDNLNPRTRERVWGDLCRGPHIPTTKHIPAFKLTRSSAAYWRGDQNNASLQRIYGTAWESQEALDRHLELIAEAQRRDHRKLGAELDLFSFPDEIGSGLAVFHPKGGIIRRELEEYSRRKHEQAGYEFVNTPHITKEQLYITSGHLEWYADGMYPPMHLDAEFNPDGTVRKPGQDYYLKPMNCPMHHLIYRSRGRSYRELPLRLFEFGSVYRYEKSGVVHGLTRVRGMTQDDSHIYCTLDQMRDELTSVLRFVLDLLADYGLDDYYLELSTKDPDKYVGSDEVWEEATEILREVGEASGLELVPDPGGAAFYGPKISVQVKDALGRSWQMSTLQVDFNMPDRFELEYTASDGSRQRPVLIHRALFGSIERFFGILTEHYAGAFPAWLAPVQVVGIPVADEHIPYLEDVAAELKSHGVRVEVDTSDDRMAKKIVNHTNLKVPFMLLAGDRDVQAGAVSFRFGDRTQINGVPRDTAVAVIVDWIRRRENAAPTAELVKVPEAGRE
- a CDS encoding HIT family protein, which encodes MAVSDPGAEDTIHDRGVGQRDHLQRLWTPYRMNYLAESPATRDSADRGQPFTDIPQMPDEEGLVVARGELVYAVLNLYPYNPGHLMVVPYRRVSELEDLTEAESAEVMAFTQKAIRVIKKVSRPHGFNVGMNLGTSAGGSLAEHLHVHVVPRWGGDANFITIVGGSKVIPQLLRETRRLLADEWAKQP
- the pgsA gene encoding phosphatidylinositol phosphate synthase, translating into MSKLPFLSRAFFARATDPVARAALKVGLTPDIVTVIGTVGSMAGSLVFFPMGKLFIGGCVVWFFTLFDMADGAMARIRGGGTRFGAVLDATCDRVSDGAVFCGLAWWIAFHMHDKLLTAATLICLVTSQVISYIKARAEASGLRGDGGFIERPERLILVLVGAGVSDFPFVAWPPALPIGMWLLAVLSVITCGQRLYAVRTSPGAVDRIPIPGKNEQ
- a CDS encoding phosphatidylinositol mannoside acyltransferase, with protein sequence MIPPSVGLKLPGRPRDLLTGKATDWAYATGWRAVRVLPEFAARNAFEAGARYAARNGGPEQLRKNLARVIGTTPARVPDSLMRASLASYARYWREAFRLPTMDLRELTRQLDSGTHGQDNLNAALAAGRGVVLALPHSGNWDMNGVWLAQTYDTFATVAERLKPESLYQRFIDYRETLGFEVIPHSGGDRPPFEVLCDRLRDNQIVALMAERDLTRTGVEVDFFGEPTRMPAGPAKLAIATGAALLPSHCWFSGDGWECNMQTPLDCSSGDVGAITQALADEFARNIAAHPADWHMLQPQWLADLSDDRQAWLKDG
- a CDS encoding glycosyltransferase family 4 protein is translated as MRIGMVCPYSFDVPGGVQSHVLQLAEVMTDRGHQVSVLAPMSPDTSLPDYVVSAGKAVPIPYNGSVARLRFGPVTYRKVKKWLAEGDFDVLHLHEPGAPSLSLLALDIAEGPIVATFHTSTTKSVAMSVLGGMLRPRFEKIVGRIAVSDLARRWQMESVGSDAVEIPNGVDVESFASAPLLDGYPRPGRTVLFLGRYDEPRKGMATLLAAMPAVVQRFPDVQLLIVGRGDEDELRSQATGFIDHLKFLGQVDDAGKASAMRSADVYCAPNTGGESFGIVLVEAMAAGTAVVASDLDAFRRVLQDGELGRLVPIEDGEALAEALITVLEDDALRAGYVAAGSEAVHRYDWSVVASQIMRVYETVAGSGVKVQVAS